The following are from one region of the Haliaeetus albicilla chromosome 24, bHalAlb1.1, whole genome shotgun sequence genome:
- the ARL8B gene encoding ADP-ribosylation factor-like protein 8B isoform X2, which translates to MLALLSRLLDWFRSLFWKEEMELTLVGLQYSGKTTFVNVIASGQFSEDMIPTVGFNMRKVTKGNVTIKIWDIGGQPRFRSMWERYCRGVNAIVYMVDAADREKIEASRNELHNLLDKPQLQGIPVLVLGNKRDLPNALDEKQLIEKMNLAAIQDREICCYSISCKEKDNIDITLQWLIQHSKSRRS; encoded by the exons atgcTGGCGCTGCTCTCCCGGCTGCTGGACTGGTTCCGCTCGCTCTTCTggaaggaggagatggagcTCACCCTGGTGGGGCTGCAATACTCGGGCAAGACCACCTTCGTCAACGTCATCGCG tcaggtCAATTCAGTGAAGATATGATTCCTACTGTGGGCTTCAACATGAGAAAAGTTACGAAGGGTAATGTCACAATAAAG ATTTGGGATATAGGAGGGCAACCACGATTCCGAAGCATGTGGGAACGATATTGCAGAGGAGTTAATGCTATTGT CTACATGGTAGATGCTGCAGATCGTGAAAAAATAGAAGCCTCTCGAAATGAGCTGCACAATCTTCTAGATAAGCCACAGTTACAAGGAATCCCT GTTCTAGTACTTGGAAATAAGAGAGACCTTCCTAATGCTTTGGATGAGAAACAGCTAATTGAAAAGAT GAACCTTGCTGCTATTCAGGACAGAGAAATCTGCTGCTACTCAATTTCTTGCAAAGAGAAAGATAATATAG aTATCACGCTTCAGTGGCTTATTCAGCATTCAAAATCTAGAAGAAGCTGA
- the ARL8B gene encoding ADP-ribosylation factor-like protein 8B isoform X1, protein MLALLSRLLDWFRSLFWKEEMELTLVGLQYSGKTTFVNVIAVSGEGRAGPGSGQFSEDMIPTVGFNMRKVTKGNVTIKIWDIGGQPRFRSMWERYCRGVNAIVYMVDAADREKIEASRNELHNLLDKPQLQGIPVLVLGNKRDLPNALDEKQLIEKMNLAAIQDREICCYSISCKEKDNIDITLQWLIQHSKSRRS, encoded by the exons atgcTGGCGCTGCTCTCCCGGCTGCTGGACTGGTTCCGCTCGCTCTTCTggaaggaggagatggagcTCACCCTGGTGGGGCTGCAATACTCGGGCAAGACCACCTTCGTCAACGTCATCGCGGTGAGCGGAGagggccgcgccgggccgggg tcaggtCAATTCAGTGAAGATATGATTCCTACTGTGGGCTTCAACATGAGAAAAGTTACGAAGGGTAATGTCACAATAAAG ATTTGGGATATAGGAGGGCAACCACGATTCCGAAGCATGTGGGAACGATATTGCAGAGGAGTTAATGCTATTGT CTACATGGTAGATGCTGCAGATCGTGAAAAAATAGAAGCCTCTCGAAATGAGCTGCACAATCTTCTAGATAAGCCACAGTTACAAGGAATCCCT GTTCTAGTACTTGGAAATAAGAGAGACCTTCCTAATGCTTTGGATGAGAAACAGCTAATTGAAAAGAT GAACCTTGCTGCTATTCAGGACAGAGAAATCTGCTGCTACTCAATTTCTTGCAAAGAGAAAGATAATATAG aTATCACGCTTCAGTGGCTTATTCAGCATTCAAAATCTAGAAGAAGCTGA